From one Lycium ferocissimum isolate CSIRO_LF1 chromosome 5, AGI_CSIRO_Lferr_CH_V1, whole genome shotgun sequence genomic stretch:
- the LOC132057952 gene encoding L-type lectin-domain containing receptor kinase IV.2-like: MSFTLFLLVIFCALSELAASEFEFTYNGFKSANMSVDGLSKLTSNGLLKLTNSTAQKTGHAFNPNPINFKNNSDGPAYSFSTCFVFAVVPEYPTLGGHGLAFVMEPTKGLPGGLPSHYIGLFSDKNNGNITNHVVAVEFDTILSREFEDINDNHVGININQMKSEVSKPAGYYVSNDRPFQNLTLISGQIMQAWVEYDAASKQIHVTLAPIAAAKPNTPLLSLSYDLSRIIKETMYIGFSSATGSVASSHYVLGWSFKINGMAAGLDISKLPKLPRIGPKKVSRLLSIGLPVILVVIIFYVYIVDVEPA, encoded by the exons ATGTCTTTCACCTTGTTTCTACTAGTTATATTTTGTGCTCTATCTGAGCTTGCAGCCTCAGAATTTGAGTTCACTTATAACGGATTCAAATCAGCAAACATGAGTGTAGATGGCTTATCAAAGTTAACCTCTAACGGGCTGCTGAAGTTAACTAATTCAACCGCACAGAAGACCGGCCATGCATTTAATCCTAATCCTATCAACTTTAAGAACAATTCAGATGGCCCAGCATATTCTTTTTCTACCTGTTTTGTATTTGCCGTGGTACCTGAATATCCAACTTTGGGTGGTCATGGCTTGGCTTTTGTTATGGAACCAACTAAAGGCCTTCCAGGAGGTCTTCCATCACATTACATTGGTCTTTTCAGTGACAAAAACAATGGGAACATCACCAACCATGTTGTTGCAGTGGAGTTTGATACGATACTGAGTCGCGAATTTGAAGACATTAATGACAACCATGTTGGAATTAACATCAATCAGATGAAATCTGAGGTATCAAAGCCAGCAGGTTATTATGTTAGTAACGATCGTCCATTTCAAAATTTGACTCTCATCAGCGGCCAGATAATGCAAGCTTGGGTTGAATATGATGCTGCATCTAAGCAAATTCATGTTACCTTAGCACCCATTGCAGCAGCTAAACCAAACACTCCACTTTTGTCTTTGTCTTATGATCTTTCACGTATCATAAAAGAAACCATGTACATCGGTTTTTCATCAGCCACCGGCTCAGTGGCATCATCTCACTATGTCTTGGGATGGAGTTTCAAGATAAATGGCATGGCTGCAGGACTTGATATTTCTAAGCTTCCAAAGCTGCCTCGAATCGGACCTAAAAAGGTATCAAGGCTTCTATCCATTGGATTGCCTGTGATTTTGGTAGTT attattttttatgtatatatagtagatgttgaacccgcTTGA